TTCTGTGATCCAAAGCACCGGCTGATTCGGACACTTCGCAAACCATTCGCGCACAATTTCCCTTGAGGTTACGCAATTTACGGATAAGAGCGAGGCTGATTTCGCCTGTACGATTTGCTGGATTTCATCTGACACTCAATTTGCCATCGCCCTCGGCACGAGTACCGTCCGGACCAATCCACGCTTTTGGGATATTCGAGGCGTTGCGCCTCGCATTACCGAATGCGACGGGTATTCCCAGCACGGTTCCCGGTGAATGGCGACAAACCGCGGATATCCGGGATCGCTTGACGTATACGTCAAATTCATACGTCGATATCACACCGGATCGGCGCACAATTCCGTAAGATAAGCCAATACATTGAGTGATTCGCCGGCATGCCGCCGCGTGCGGACGCCCGCCGTTCGGGACATTCCGTCGGATCAATTGCATCGGCTCGAGAGAGTTAAGTGGATCCTGATTTATCGTAATGGTTAATTCGACGACCGAATTCAATTCGGGTTTGAACGCATGACGACGTCTCAAAATGCTTCCGGCACTTCTTCGGCATCCGCGCCGAAGCCACCCGCTGGCCCCCACTCGCTCACGACAGCGCGCACGATATTGCGTCAATGGCGGCCCGAGGATCTGGCGCCGTTCGCGGCACTGAACGCCGATCGCGAAGTCATGCGGCACTTTCCGACGACGCTCGATCGTGCACAGAGCGACGCCGTCGCCCAGCGACTGTCCCGACACATCGAGACGCACGGCTATGGTCCGTGGGCGCTCGAGATTCCCGGCGTGACGCCGTTTGCCGGCTTCGTCGGCCTCCTGCATGTGGGCTTCGACGCGCCTTTCGCGCCGGCCGTCGAGATCGGCTGGCGACTGGCCCGTCCGTGGTGGTCGAAGGGATACGCCACGGAAGCGGCGCAAGCGGCCGTCGCCTTCGCGTTCGAGACGCTCGGCCTCGACGGGCTGGTCTCGTTCACCGTCACGGCCAACGCTCGCTCGCGCGCGGTCATGGAGCGCCTGGGCATGCATCACTGCCCCGACGAGGATTTCCTGCATCCGCTGGTCCCACCCGGACACCGCATGCGCCGCCACGTGCTGTACCGGCTAGCGGCAAGCGACTGGCGAACGGGCAAATCGTCCTCCTGACCTCCCTCGTCCGCCTCCCGTCGTAAAACTCAACGGCGCGAAATCCTCCTCATTCCCGACGCATGGGAATCGAAAGGGATGGAATGGCAACAACGGCGCGACGGGCGTCGCCTTCGCGATTGAAGGGCCCTGCGCAGTCGTGGGAGAATTCGAACCTTTGCGCTTGCCGTTCCCCACATCGTGTCGCGCGCCGTCATCATCCCGCTCATCATCGCCTGCGCCCTGTTCATGGAGAACATCGACGCGACGGTGATCACCACCTCGCTGCCCGCGATGGCACGCGATCTGCATCAGGATCCGATTTCACTCAAGATAGCGCTGACCGCGTACGTGGTCGGGCTGGGCATCTTCATTCCGATTTGCGGCTGGGTCTCCGACCGGTTCGGCGCACGCAATGTATTTCGCACGGCCATCGGCATCTTCATGGCTGGCTCGATTCTGTGCGCGCTGTCGTTTTCCCTGCCGACGTTCGTTTTTGCCCGCTTCCTGCAGGGCGTGGGCGGCGCGATGATGGTGCCGGTCGGCCGGCTCGTGATCTTCCGCGCGGTGCCCAAGCATGAGTTGGTGAAGGCCATCGGCTACCTGACCATGCCCGCCCTGCTGGGCCCGGTCGTCGGCCCGCCGCTCGGCGGCGCGATCACAGCCTATCTGCATTGGCGTTGGATCTTCTTCATCAACATTCCCGTGAGCTTGCTCGGCATCTATCTCGCGGGCAAGTACATCGACAATGAGCGCGGCGGCGACGCGGGACGTCTCGACACCGTCGGCTTCATCCTCTCCGCGCTCGGCAGCGGCCTGCTCATGCTCGGTCTGGCGATGCTCGGCGAGCATCAGGTCGACGACCGCGTCGTCGCGATCATGTGCGCGCTGGGCGCGCTGTTCCTGCTCGCTTACTGGCGTCACGCCAATCGTGCCCAAGCGCCGTTGCTCGACTTCCGCTTGCTGCGCATTCCGACGTTTCACGCGAGCGTGATCGGCGGCTCGCTGTTTCGCATCGGCCTGGGAGCGGTGCCGTTCCTGTTGCCGCTGGCACTGCAGGAAGGCCTGCACATGGATCCGTTCGAGTCGGGCATGATCACGTGCGCGTCGGCCTTCGGCGCGATCTTCATGAAGGCCATTGCGCAACGCGTGCTGGCGCGTTTCGGGTTCCGCCGGGTGCTGATCGTCAACGCGGGGCTCGCCGGTCTCGCGTTGTCGTCCTACGGACTGTTCACGCACGACACGCCGGTCGCGGTGATGCTCGCCGTGGTCGCGTTCGGCGGTTTCTTCCCGTCGCTGCAATTCACCTGCCTGAATTCGATCGTCTACGCCGATATCGCGAGCGGCGACGCCAGCCGCGCGACGAGTCTCGCGAGCGTGGTGCAGCAGCTATCGCTCGGTCTCGGCGTGACGATCGCGGGGATGGTGCTGCAGATAACCAGCCGTCTGGCCGGGCACGAGCAACTCACCGCCGGCGATTTCCTGCCGGCCTTCCTCGTGATCGGCCTTTTCTCGTGGCTGTCGATTCCCGTGACACGTCAGTTGCCGGCGGACGCCGGCACCGAACTCGCCCGCAAGCACTGACGCCGCGGCTTGGGGCTCTGTTCACGCTAATGCAAAGCACGTTCGCGAGTCCGTTATCAGTGTGAAATTTGTGTGAACAGGATCTAGGATTTCGCTGGCTCTCGTGTAGCCAGAGCGTGGATCGCCATGCCGACGATCATGGCGACGACGAACACCAGCGCCTTGCCCGATCCCGCGCCGAGCAGCACCAACGCCGGCCCGGGACAAATACCGGCCAGCCCCCACCCGACGCCGAACAGCAGCGCACCGATCACGAGCCGTTTGTCGAGCCCGCGCGAGGCGGGCCAGACGCGCGGCTCGCCCGTCCATGCCAGCGCCCGCGCGTGCGCCAGCCGGAAGCCCGCGAGGCCCACCGCGACCGCGCCGCCCATCACGAAAGCCAGCGACGGGTCCCAGCGTCCGGCCAGATCGAGAAAGGCCAATATCTTTGCGGGGTTGGCCATGCCCGCGAGGATCAGTCCAAGTCCGAACACCAGGCCGCCGAGGAAGGCGAAGAGCAGCTTCTTCATGCCGCACCTCCGAAGCCGACGACGTGACGCACGACGAACACGGTCAGGAAGCCCGTGACCATGAAGCACAACGTGGCGATCAGCGAGCGCCACGACAGCCGCGACAAGCCGCATACGCCGTGGCCGCTGGTGCATCCGGCGCCAAGTCTTGTGCCGAAACCCACGATGAGACCGGCCGCGGCCAGCATGGCGGTCCCCGCCTCGATCTGCGCTTCCGGCACCAGCGCCACGGCGCGATAGATCCACGGCGCCACCATTAATCCGATGACGAACGCGACGCGCCAGCCGACGTCCCCCGAGCGCGGCCGAAGCAGACCGCCGACAATGCCGGAGATCCCGGCGATACGCCCAGTCGCGAGCATCAGCCAGACAGCGGCCGCACCGATCAACACGCCGCCCGCGAGCGAGGTCCAGGGAGTGAAATGGAAAGTGTCGAGTGTCATGATGGATTCGCGATAGCTGGGCGGTGACGTAGCGACGACGCGAGCAAACGGTTCGCGCCCACGCAAAGCGCTGAACCGCGCTGGACGGCGCACTCAGGGTTTCGGACAGAACTGCTCGTATAGACAGGCCAGAACGCCGAGCACGGCGCCGTCGGCAACCGAGTAGAAGATGCGCTTGCCGTCGCGCCGCGTGGTCACGAGCGCCTCCGCGCGCAGCACGGCAAGCTGCTGCGAGAGCGTGGGCTGGCGGATGTCGAGCTGCGCCTCGAGCTCGCCCACGGACAGTTCGCCCTGGGTCAGCTGGCACAGAATCAATAGCCGGTCCTCGTTGGCGAGCGCCCGCAGCAGCGTGGTGGCCTCCCGCGCGGCCGAACGCAGCCGAGCGATGTCCAGCGGTACGCCCGCCGCGTCATTGGCGGCGGCGCCAGCAGCGTCGGCGGCCGCTGTCACAGAAGCGGCGACAGCGGCCGTCGGGGCCGTCCGGTCGTCCGGGGATGGCGCAGCGCCTCGTGGCATGGCAGGATCTAAGCCCGTTCAGGAAAGTGGGGAAGTGGCGGCGCGGCGAGATGCCGCGCAGTGTCACGCTCAACGCGTACACTTTACTGATTTATAATATATGAATCGATAAATTTTTGCAGGAGCCGGACATGTCAGCCACGCCAGCCCACATCGAGGGATTTTTCGACACCGCCACCGCCACGGTGACGTATGTCGTGTTCGATGCGCCTGGCGGTCACGCGGCGATCATCGATCCGGTGCTCGACTACGACCCCAAGGCCGGGCGCACGCACACGGGCTCGGCCGAGCGCGTGCTCGACTTCCTGGCCGCGCAAAAGCTCACGGTCGAGTGGATCCTGGAGACGCATGCCCACGCGGATCACCTGTCGTCGGCACGGTGGCTCAAGGAACGCGTGGGCGGCCGCATCGCCATCGGTGCGCACATCCGCGACGTGCAGCACGTGTTCAAGAAGCTGTTCCATCTGGGCGCCGACGTGCCGCCCGACGGCTCGCAGTTCGATCATCTGTTCGAAGACGAAGAAACGTTCGCGATCGGCGCGCTGCAGGCGCAAGCGCTTTTCGTGCCGGGACACACGCCGGCGGACATGGCGTATCGCGTGGGCGATGCCGTCTTCGTCGGCGATACGCTCTTCATGCCCGACGTCGGCACCGCGCGCTGCGACTTCCCCGGCGGCGACGCCCACACGCTGTTCCGCTCGATTCGCCGACTGCTGGCCATGCCGGCCTCGACGCGTCTGTTCATGTGTCACGATTACCCGCCGGCCGGGCGCGCGCCGAAGTGGGAAACGACGGTGGGCGAGCAGCGTCGCGACAACGTTCACGTGCACGACGGCATCGATGAAAACGCGTTCGTCGCCATGCGCGAAGCGCGCGACCGCACGCTCGACATGCCGACGCTGATTCTGCCTGCCGTGCAGGTCAACATCCGGGCGGGCGACATGCCCGCGCCGGAAGCGAACGGCACGCGCTACCTCAAGATCCCGCTCAACGCGCTGTAAGCTGCGCGGCCAGCGCATCGCGCGCCTGTGTGACCCATTCGGGCTCGCCGCGGCGCGCGGGCAGCAGGTGGAATTCGGCCTCCGGCAGCGCGGGCAGGCGCCGCCCCGGCACGAGCGTCTCGATACGCGCGAGCGAAGGCCCCGCGGCCGACGCATTGAGGCACGCGACGCCGAGTCCGGCGTTCAACGCCAGTTGCAATCCCGCCACGCCGGACGCCACATGCGCAATCGTGTACGGCACGCGATGCGCGTCTAGCCACTGCGTTGTGAAACGATGCAGTGCGCAGGTATCCGGTAGCACGAGCAGCGGCAACGGTGCGCCTTCTTCCCGTACGAAATCCGTCGACGCCACCCAATCGAGCGGTTCACGCCCGAGGGTTCGCGTACCTGCAACGGTGTCGCGCCCGAGTCCCTTGCCGAGTACGCGCATCGACACGCCGATGTCGAACTCGCCGCCGTCGTAGCCCGACTCGATGACACCGCTCTTGAGAATCGTCACGTGGATACGCAGTGACGGGTACGCCACGCCCAGGTGTCGCAGCATGCGCGCGACTTCACCCGGACGGAAGTAATCGGTGATCGCCAGCCGCAGTTCGCCCGCGAGCGAGTAGCCACGCACGTCGTGCCATGCCTGCTCGGACTGCGCAAGCAACTGCCGCGCATGTCCGAGCAGGCGCTCGCCGGCCGGCGTCGTCGCCACGCCCTGCTTGCCGCGCGTGAACAGCGTGACGCCGATGCGCTCCTCGAGCTTGCGCATCTGCTCGCTGACGGAGGACTGCGACAGGAACACGCGAGGCGCCGCCGCGGACAGGCTGCCCGCCTCGGCCACCGCCACGAAGGTCCGCAACTGATCGAAGTCGAATCCGGGTGCCATGATTCCATCCATTGAAGAAATCGATGGATGGAATCGTAAATTCCCGCTTTTCCGATGTCAATCGACTCCCTAGACTGAAGCCGTCGTCTTCAACAACACCCCATGCCTCTTAACGTTCAGGAGTCGCACCATGCCGCACATCGTTCTCCAACTCTCGGGCACGCCCAACGACACCCTCACCCGCAACGCCGTACGCGCCGTGTCGCAACTCACCGTCGACACGCTGCACAAGGCCCCGGAAGTCATCGCCGTGACGGTCGACTACATCCCGCTCGATCGCTGGTTCATCGGCGGCTCGCCACTGTCGGAACAAGGCAAAAATGCCTTCCACCTCGATATCAGCGTGACTGACGAGACCAACACGAAAGGCGAGAAAGCCCAGTTCATCGCACAAGTCTTCGAAACGCTCTCGGAACTCCTCGGCAATGTCCACGAGTGCTCCTACATCCACGTGATCGATGCGCGCGGCGCCGCCTACGGCTACGGCGGGCGCACGCAGGAGTATCGGCATCAGCATGCGCATACGCCCAAGTGAGGGAGCGCTTCGCGTCCGGGCTCGTTTCTGGGCTCCGCGGCACACCACATCCCACTTCACCCTCCCTCGCCCTCCCCCACCTCCGGGCCGTGGAGATCGGGAGTACCCTGACTGCGCTCCACCTCAAAGTCGCTCCGTCAGGGCACCCCCGATCTCCACCCATTTATTGCCCCTATCCCCCTTCCCCCTTCCTGCTTCTCTCGTTTACGCAATCCCCTCGTTCCCTTCAATTCCGACCGGGTGACGGGTTCTCGGAATTGCCTGTTCATGCAAGTTTCCATGGAATGGAACGAAACACTTCCAACACTTTTTTACGACTATTCGTTTCACTATCCAGGCATTCACCTCATACGATGAAGATGTACCAGGACATCGCTTTCAAAGAGGTGAATATGAAAAAACCAACTCTGGCCATCGCGCTTCTCGCCGCCACACTCGGCGGCATTGCCACCGCACCAGCCCACGCTCAGGTCGACGTCTCGATCAGCATCGATGCACCACCCGCGCCGCGCTATGAACCCGTGCCACCGCCACGCGCCGGCTACCTCTGGGCGCCCGGCTTCTGGGACTGGGACGGTCATCGCCACGTATGGCGCAACGGTCACTGGGAACGCTCGCGCCCCGGCTACGCCTATCGCGCACCGGCCTGGCATCAGGGCCCGCACGGCTGGGAACTCAACCGCGGAGGCTGGGACCACGACGGCCCACGACCCGGTCGCCCCGACGACGATCGTGATCGCGATCACGGCCGCGGTCGCGGCCACGGCCACGGCTACGGTCATCGCGACTGACCGATGGGTCGTCACGCATGACCGTCTGACCGGCACAGGCGCCGGCGCTTATCAGCGCCGGCGTTTTGCTAAGGAAAATCGATTGGTTGGGCACGCCGCCCCGCGCCGTTATCGTAGAGACCCACTCGCTGCCACCCGCAGCCATGTCCCCCGCCGGCATCTGTCCAGGCTGTCCGCCGGCGCAATCGACCGATTGCGGGACGAGTGACGAATCTACGCAAAACGGAGCCCAACAGGCCATGCAAAAACACATTCGCACACCACGCGCCAGTCTCGCTGTTTCCGCCCTCGCGGCATCGCTCTTCTCTATCGCGGCACTCGTACCGCTCGCGGCCCACGCCGACAAGCTCGACGACATCAAGAAAGCCGGCGTGCTGCGCGTCGCCACGTTCGACAGCAACCCACCGTTCGGCTATGTCGACGCCAAGTCGCACAAGATCGTCGGGCTCGACGTCGACTACGCCAAGGCGCTCGCCGACAAGCTCGGCGTGAAGCTCGAACTCCAGCCGACCAACCCGGCCAACCGCATTCCGTTCCTCACCTCGAAGAAGGTCGACCTGGTGCTGGCGAACTTCACGATCACGGACGAGCGCGC
The Pandoraea pulmonicola DNA segment above includes these coding regions:
- a CDS encoding GNAT family N-acetyltransferase, which encodes MTTSQNASGTSSASAPKPPAGPHSLTTARTILRQWRPEDLAPFAALNADREVMRHFPTTLDRAQSDAVAQRLSRHIETHGYGPWALEIPGVTPFAGFVGLLHVGFDAPFAPAVEIGWRLARPWWSKGYATEAAQAAVAFAFETLGLDGLVSFTVTANARSRAVMERLGMHHCPDEDFLHPLVPPGHRMRRHVLYRLAASDWRTGKSSS
- a CDS encoding MFS transporter; amino-acid sequence: MENIDATVITTSLPAMARDLHQDPISLKIALTAYVVGLGIFIPICGWVSDRFGARNVFRTAIGIFMAGSILCALSFSLPTFVFARFLQGVGGAMMVPVGRLVIFRAVPKHELVKAIGYLTMPALLGPVVGPPLGGAITAYLHWRWIFFINIPVSLLGIYLAGKYIDNERGGDAGRLDTVGFILSALGSGLLMLGLAMLGEHQVDDRVVAIMCALGALFLLAYWRHANRAQAPLLDFRLLRIPTFHASVIGGSLFRIGLGAVPFLLPLALQEGLHMDPFESGMITCASAFGAIFMKAIAQRVLARFGFRRVLIVNAGLAGLALSSYGLFTHDTPVAVMLAVVAFGGFFPSLQFTCLNSIVYADIASGDASRATSLASVVQQLSLGLGVTIAGMVLQITSRLAGHEQLTAGDFLPAFLVIGLFSWLSIPVTRQLPADAGTELARKH
- a CDS encoding YeeE/YedE family protein, whose product is MKKLLFAFLGGLVFGLGLILAGMANPAKILAFLDLAGRWDPSLAFVMGGAVAVGLAGFRLAHARALAWTGEPRVWPASRGLDKRLVIGALLFGVGWGLAGICPGPALVLLGAGSGKALVFVVAMIVGMAIHALATREPAKS
- a CDS encoding YeeE/YedE family protein, giving the protein MTLDTFHFTPWTSLAGGVLIGAAAVWLMLATGRIAGISGIVGGLLRPRSGDVGWRVAFVIGLMVAPWIYRAVALVPEAQIEAGTAMLAAAGLIVGFGTRLGAGCTSGHGVCGLSRLSWRSLIATLCFMVTGFLTVFVVRHVVGFGGAA
- a CDS encoding ArsR/SmtB family transcription factor, producing MRSAAREATTLLRALANEDRLLILCQLTQGELSVGELEAQLDIRQPTLSQQLAVLRAEALVTTRRDGKRIFYSVADGAVLGVLACLYEQFCPKP
- a CDS encoding MBL fold metallo-hydrolase translates to MSATPAHIEGFFDTATATVTYVVFDAPGGHAAIIDPVLDYDPKAGRTHTGSAERVLDFLAAQKLTVEWILETHAHADHLSSARWLKERVGGRIAIGAHIRDVQHVFKKLFHLGADVPPDGSQFDHLFEDEETFAIGALQAQALFVPGHTPADMAYRVGDAVFVGDTLFMPDVGTARCDFPGGDAHTLFRSIRRLLAMPASTRLFMCHDYPPAGRAPKWETTVGEQRRDNVHVHDGIDENAFVAMREARDRTLDMPTLILPAVQVNIRAGDMPAPEANGTRYLKIPLNAL
- a CDS encoding LysR family transcriptional regulator; the protein is MAPGFDFDQLRTFVAVAEAGSLSAAAPRVFLSQSSVSEQMRKLEERIGVTLFTRGKQGVATTPAGERLLGHARQLLAQSEQAWHDVRGYSLAGELRLAITDYFRPGEVARMLRHLGVAYPSLRIHVTILKSGVIESGYDGGEFDIGVSMRVLGKGLGRDTVAGTRTLGREPLDWVASTDFVREEGAPLPLLVLPDTCALHRFTTQWLDAHRVPYTIAHVASGVAGLQLALNAGLGVACLNASAAGPSLARIETLVPGRRLPALPEAEFHLLPARRGEPEWVTQARDALAAQLTAR
- a CDS encoding tautomerase family protein; the encoded protein is MPHIVLQLSGTPNDTLTRNAVRAVSQLTVDTLHKAPEVIAVTVDYIPLDRWFIGGSPLSEQGKNAFHLDISVTDETNTKGEKAQFIAQVFETLSELLGNVHECSYIHVIDARGAAYGYGGRTQEYRHQHAHTPK
- a CDS encoding YXWGXW repeat-containing protein, which gives rise to MKKPTLAIALLAATLGGIATAPAHAQVDVSISIDAPPAPRYEPVPPPRAGYLWAPGFWDWDGHRHVWRNGHWERSRPGYAYRAPAWHQGPHGWELNRGGWDHDGPRPGRPDDDRDRDHGRGRGHGHGYGHRD